From one Formosa sediminum genomic stretch:
- a CDS encoding DUF6377 domain-containing protein, with protein sequence MTIYKTLLLAILFNVVNPIYASNELDSLIVKLEHEMAKRDIYDQAKEQRITNLKVLFSEPNVSLENQYFLTKKLINEYEYYSFDSTLYYIEENLAIAKKIGNSYFINESTLRLAKLLATSGRYDESIKLLEDISSKNLSDELIREYYSTYKRCYSELRTISTVKNISEKYNKLYYVYKDSLNAQISKLDPNSDLYLKLIEQNYRDVYDNKKALEINTKRLSLAKMGTRDFAMVAFDRSYMSYEIEGNRINQKKYLILSAISDIQASVKDNASMSNLAVILFEEGDVDKAHNYISFTFEDAKFYNSKLRFLDISNVLPVIAKSYEIKNVKQNNRLKKQIIFISILSLILALALFFIFKQFNKIKLGREHLKTANLQLKDLNEQLNNSNNDLKRLYNELSAVDTIKEQYVGTFLNLYSEYIDKLDNYRKNVRKYIVTNKTNDLLELVKSKNIVDDELKLFYTNFDKSFLHIYPNFIEGFNELLKDEGKIVIKKENTLTVELRIFALIRLGIVNSSKISKILRYSVNTIYNYRVKVRNNAKDREEFEDMVKKIM encoded by the coding sequence ATGACAATCTATAAAACACTTCTATTAGCAATTCTATTTAATGTAGTGAATCCAATATATGCTTCTAACGAATTAGATTCGTTAATTGTAAAATTGGAACATGAAATGGCTAAAAGAGATATTTACGATCAAGCCAAAGAACAGCGTATTACCAATCTAAAAGTACTTTTTTCTGAACCAAATGTATCACTAGAAAATCAATATTTCTTAACTAAAAAGTTAATCAACGAATATGAATATTATAGTTTTGATTCAACACTCTATTATATTGAAGAGAATTTAGCCATTGCAAAAAAAATTGGTAATTCTTATTTTATAAACGAATCTACTTTAAGGCTAGCGAAACTTTTGGCGACATCTGGACGGTACGACGAATCTATAAAATTACTTGAAGACATCTCGTCTAAAAATCTATCTGATGAATTAATTAGAGAATATTATTCTACATATAAACGATGTTATTCAGAGCTTAGAACCATTTCTACCGTTAAAAACATCAGTGAAAAATATAATAAGCTTTATTATGTGTATAAAGATTCTTTAAATGCACAAATTTCTAAACTCGATCCAAATTCTGACTTGTATTTAAAATTAATTGAACAAAACTATAGAGATGTCTATGATAATAAAAAAGCTTTAGAAATTAATACAAAACGACTGTCTTTAGCAAAAATGGGAACGCGAGATTTTGCAATGGTAGCTTTTGATCGCTCTTATATGAGTTATGAAATAGAAGGAAATAGAATAAATCAAAAAAAATATTTGATTTTATCTGCGATCTCGGATATTCAAGCTTCAGTAAAAGATAATGCCTCAATGTCAAATTTGGCAGTTATACTTTTTGAAGAAGGAGATGTAGATAAAGCCCATAATTACATTAGTTTTACTTTTGAAGATGCCAAATTTTACAACTCTAAATTACGATTTTTAGACATATCAAATGTACTACCAGTAATTGCAAAATCGTATGAAATCAAAAATGTAAAGCAGAATAATCGACTTAAAAAACAAATCATTTTTATTAGTATACTCTCACTAATTTTAGCCTTGGCTTTATTTTTTATTTTTAAACAATTCAATAAAATAAAGTTGGGACGCGAGCATTTAAAAACTGCTAATTTGCAATTAAAAGATCTAAACGAACAATTAAATAACTCTAATAACGATTTAAAACGATTATATAATGAATTGTCTGCTGTAGATACTATTAAAGAACAATACGTTGGGACATTTTTAAATCTATACTCCGAGTATATAGACAAATTAGATAACTACAGAAAAAATGTTCGAAAATATATTGTAACCAATAAAACTAATGATTTGCTAGAATTGGTAAAATCTAAAAATATTGTAGACGACGAGTTAAAATTATTCTATACTAATTTCGATAAATCGTTTTTACACATCTATCCAAACTTTATTGAAGGATTTAATGAGTTGCTAAAAGATGAAGGTAAAATTGTGATTAAAAAAGAAAATACCTTAACGGTAGAATTACGAATTTTTGCTTTAATTAGATTAGGCATTGTAAATAGTTCTAAAATCTCTAAAATCTTAAGGTACTCAGTTAACACTATTTACAATTATAGAGTTAAGGTAAGAAACAATGCTAAAGATAGAGAAGAGTTTGAGGATATGGTAAAAAAAATAATGTAA
- a CDS encoding fibronectin type III domain-containing protein → MKQKLRVPRHMRKLLKCFITGLMFSVTFISQVNAQSNLVPSDLLNAWNSNTENNTTYAHCEQWKITYPTSDEDKTLCGEDNNEFFYVNSSNDGIVFYAPIRSDNGTTPNSSNIRSELREREIDGGSDKYWTTEGRHVIYVKQAITHLPINVNKLVATQIHGNKSDGIDDALVVRLEGKHLFLNFNGGVLRSNVTITNNYELGTLHEVIFEVLDDKHYVYYSEDGNLKAAYQNGTASSYLVKDNGNAVLMDIEYDDAYFKVGNYTQSNPSKEGDDTDDPDNYGEVVVYDMYVDHADEPVITPINCNASAPTGLTVTNVSKTEATLSWNFNTTVDHYNVRYREVGNSTWITKSSITAGSVTLTGLNEDAEYEWQIRAKCADETGSNYSDAQGSNFTTTETETSCNATAPTGLTVTNVSKTEATLSWNFNTTIDHYNVRYREVGNSTWITKSSIRTGSVTLTSLNEDAEYEWQIRAKCADENGSNYLDAPGPNFETTSSPSSTTCSDTPTGLYVSNLTNNSATLNWDYNSSVNHYNVRYKKTGDSDWRYIESIKTGNVMLTDVNTSSSYEWQIRAKCEDGSGSDYNDGQGPDFLPTSSNQNTVVQSCSDTPTGLYVSNLTSNSVTLNWDYSSSVNHYNVRYKKTGDSDWRYVESIKTGNVTLTDVNTSSSYEWQIRAKCEDGNGSDYNDGQGPDFLPTSSNISSQSSIVAYTNSSKTNLIVKIDDNTNTTADQSIKIFNIYGRLVYEKSNINSSDSQILNDISIEDGIYVIMLFNKNGEIIESKKVMKN, encoded by the coding sequence ATGAAACAAAAATTACGAGTGCCAAGACACATGAGGAAACTATTAAAATGTTTTATAACTGGTCTGATGTTTTCGGTTACATTTATTAGTCAAGTGAATGCTCAAAGTAATTTGGTGCCCTCTGACTTATTAAATGCATGGAATTCTAACACAGAAAATAATACAACTTATGCGCATTGCGAACAATGGAAAATTACTTATCCAACAAGTGATGAAGATAAAACGTTATGCGGAGAAGATAACAACGAGTTTTTTTATGTAAATTCTTCAAATGATGGAATAGTATTTTATGCCCCTATACGATCTGATAATGGTACTACTCCAAATTCTAGTAATATACGTTCTGAATTAAGAGAAAGAGAAATTGATGGTGGTTCTGATAAATACTGGACTACAGAAGGTAGACATGTTATTTACGTAAAACAAGCAATTACGCACTTACCTATTAATGTAAACAAATTAGTAGCAACACAAATTCATGGTAACAAATCTGATGGAATTGATGATGCTTTGGTTGTAAGACTAGAGGGTAAGCATCTTTTTTTAAATTTTAATGGAGGTGTTTTAAGAAGTAATGTAACTATAACTAATAATTATGAATTAGGAACTTTACATGAAGTTATTTTTGAAGTACTTGATGATAAACATTACGTATACTATAGTGAAGATGGTAATTTGAAAGCGGCATACCAAAACGGAACTGCATCTTCTTATTTAGTAAAAGATAATGGGAATGCGGTATTGATGGATATTGAATATGATGATGCCTATTTTAAAGTTGGTAATTACACCCAAAGTAATCCTTCAAAAGAAGGCGATGATACTGACGATCCAGATAACTATGGAGAAGTTGTTGTTTATGATATGTATGTTGATCATGCCGATGAACCTGTTATCACTCCAATTAACTGTAATGCATCAGCTCCTACAGGATTAACAGTAACGAATGTATCGAAAACCGAAGCAACTTTAAGCTGGAATTTTAATACTACTGTAGATCACTATAACGTTAGATATAGAGAAGTAGGTAATTCTACTTGGATTACTAAATCATCTATTACAGCAGGTAGTGTTACTTTAACAGGCCTAAATGAAGATGCAGAGTACGAATGGCAAATTAGAGCAAAATGTGCCGATGAAACGGGCTCTAATTACTCAGATGCTCAAGGTTCAAACTTTACAACAACAGAGACTGAAACAAGCTGTAATGCAACAGCTCCTACAGGATTAACAGTAACGAATGTATCGAAAACTGAAGCAACTTTAAGCTGGAATTTTAATACTACTATAGATCACTATAATGTTAGATATAGAGAAGTAGGTAATTCTACTTGGATTACTAAATCTTCTATTAGAACAGGAAGTGTTACTTTAACAAGCCTAAATGAAGATGCAGAGTACGAATGGCAAATTAGAGCGAAATGTGCTGATGAAAATGGTTCGAATTATTTAGATGCTCCTGGTCCTAATTTTGAAACAACATCAAGCCCATCTTCAACAACTTGTAGCGACACACCAACAGGATTATACGTTAGTAACCTAACCAATAATAGTGCAACTTTAAATTGGGATTATAATTCCAGTGTAAACCACTATAATGTACGTTATAAAAAAACGGGAGATTCGGATTGGAGATACATTGAGAGTATTAAAACAGGAAATGTAATGTTAACTGATGTAAATACAAGTTCTAGCTACGAATGGCAAATTAGAGCAAAATGTGAAGACGGTAGTGGTTCTGATTATAATGATGGTCAAGGTCCTGACTTCCTACCTACTTCTTCAAACCAAAACACTGTAGTACAATCATGTAGCGACACACCAACAGGATTATATGTTAGTAACTTAACTAGTAATAGTGTTACTTTAAATTGGGATTACTCTTCAAGTGTAAACCACTATAATGTACGTTATAAAAAAACAGGAGATTCGGATTGGAGATACGTTGAGAGTATTAAAACAGGAAATGTAACGTTAACTGACGTTAACACTAGTTCTAGCTACGAATGGCAAATTAGAGCAAAATGTGAAGACGGTAATGGCTCTGATTATAATGATGGTCAAGGTCCTGACTTTTTACCTACATCATCAAATATAAGCTCTCAATCTTCTATTGTAGCATATACTAATTCGTCTAAAACTAACTTAATCGTTAAAATAGATGACAATACTAACACAACAGCAGATCAGTCTATAAAAATATTTAATATTTATGGTAGATTAGTATATGAGAAATCAAATATAAATTCTTCTGATAGTCAAATTTTAAATGATATTAGTATTGAAGATGGGATATATGTAATAATGCTATTTAACAAAAATGGTGAAATTATAGAATCTAAAAAAGTTATGAAAAATTAA
- a CDS encoding T9SS sorting signal type C domain-containing protein, translated as MITQITKKKILLLPLLAFFVFSQISLGQKDSNKYDIKTKHGTYKVNAFKDSDFQPLQGAEFEGKYFRLVQFYEIPTNQQRKSWEKQGLILVDYLSANTYYVSVNKEFFIDKLKGIVRAIMPVDGQYKKEEALYEEEALKATEKPNSRREYVISYYKGLDYNDVSSDLQSKGVQIVAHRDYSYQIDVIFSDSQLETITNSPYVQFIGLKQRDFVNESLDYRNSTSRVNYLNTGYNGLNYNGSGVVIGHGEGEIVGDDIDFKGRVTEIRTSNTGESNDHKINGMQNMGGAGNLDPTNRNNAWGATLLSLGNSPDYTGLYSSHNLRYTNHSYGVAGVQGGYDSRAREHDLRIESLPNHMVSYSSGNLGSSTGISPYTFSNWANITGSFKESKNQITVGAISPEDVIESFSSRGPMYDGRIIPQLVDEGADGTSFSSPKVIGQFAVLAQAYKDKNGGTEPASSLLRAVVMNTADDLGNSGPDFIYGYGRPNLRRAYNIIDKNQFITSTVEHGVINKHNIAIPENVKQVRVMIVWPDVAASVNAETAIVNNLNLSLTAPSSTTYNPWVLDSSPSIASLSAPATRGIDNLNTIEQVTVDNPSAGSWTLNIDGNNVPLGPQTYYVVYEYVYDELEIVFPLENQKFTPGETYYVRWDSYGDTGAFNISYELNNSGTWVELENAYDASKRVYKWLAPDVSNGINTIRFKVERNSLSSISGVNQIGETPENFRITKVCDDVVSFKWSEVPGATAYKIYRLGAEYMEEISSNITFSGNSAELIGQSTADNEFYAVSAITNTAEGQRSLAIQKTAGYISCNTLSWVGTISSDWFDDANWSSGTIPTSVDDVVIPSSAPNQPEIAADGAICGAITIDSGASLTMDATTAYTLSVSKDWINNGTFTSGVGTVDFINTTSYQEISGTSTTNFYILKVTKGSKDIILEVNSLITLDASSNPLVLTSGTFKLSSASTITPFTSAVALTSSRGFWNNGGTVSTGNFTWTLNSGLLKISGGVTNIGTGSNNRINYLNDGELIVEGGTLNVGGRISPNSNNSSVTYTQTGGVVTVNIVGNTSTSRAPFEMGVNADFTFNGGTIIIKKPSPNYADYVNLSSSNAVSGGTLQLGDHTTDAGKTFRLDSSAPIYNLYLNGFNEPNIQLVDNDLYVSNDLTISGGTLDANGKDIIIEGDWTNNGLFLPNEGKVTFAGTANQLITGSTTFYNLELTNSSGLTLVNTINITNDCLISTGIIDLGTALSHSTNTLNFSDTKADSGSWGSSLSLASHKDDSYFSGTGIINVNQGTLSVTTPVLNENNIIVYKNNKTIYVKSSITTINSIRVFDLLGRLVVDQKNVNSNTATINMISDTNQVFIAQITTVDNKKVVKKIVN; from the coding sequence ATGATTACACAAATTACTAAAAAAAAGATTTTATTATTACCGTTATTAGCCTTTTTTGTTTTTAGCCAAATCTCGTTGGGTCAAAAAGATTCAAATAAATATGACATAAAAACAAAGCATGGAACATATAAAGTAAATGCTTTTAAAGATTCTGATTTTCAGCCACTGCAGGGTGCTGAGTTCGAAGGAAAATATTTTCGTTTAGTTCAATTTTATGAAATTCCAACAAATCAACAACGAAAATCTTGGGAAAAACAAGGATTGATTCTCGTAGATTACTTGTCGGCAAATACCTATTATGTAAGTGTAAATAAGGAATTTTTTATTGATAAACTCAAAGGAATAGTACGTGCTATCATGCCTGTTGATGGACAATATAAAAAGGAAGAAGCTTTGTATGAAGAAGAGGCTTTAAAAGCAACTGAAAAGCCTAATAGTAGAAGGGAGTATGTAATTAGTTATTATAAAGGTTTAGATTATAATGATGTGAGTTCAGATTTACAATCTAAAGGTGTTCAAATTGTGGCACATAGAGATTATTCCTATCAGATAGATGTGATTTTTAGTGATTCGCAATTAGAAACCATAACAAATTCCCCATATGTACAATTTATAGGATTAAAACAAAGAGATTTTGTTAATGAAAGCTTAGATTATAGAAATTCTACATCACGTGTTAATTATTTAAATACAGGTTATAATGGATTAAATTATAATGGATCTGGTGTGGTTATAGGTCATGGTGAAGGGGAAATTGTTGGAGATGATATAGATTTTAAAGGAAGGGTTACTGAAATAAGAACTTCTAATACTGGAGAATCTAATGATCATAAAATTAACGGTATGCAAAATATGGGAGGAGCAGGTAATCTTGATCCTACAAACCGAAATAATGCATGGGGAGCTACTTTACTTAGTCTAGGGAATTCACCTGACTATACTGGTCTTTATAGTTCACATAATTTACGATATACCAACCATTCTTATGGTGTGGCAGGAGTTCAGGGAGGATATGATTCTCGTGCCAGAGAGCACGATCTTAGAATTGAAAGCTTGCCAAATCATATGGTTTCTTATTCTTCAGGAAATTTAGGGAGTTCTACAGGAATTTCTCCTTATACATTTTCTAATTGGGCAAATATTACAGGATCTTTTAAAGAAAGTAAAAATCAGATTACTGTTGGAGCGATATCTCCAGAGGATGTGATTGAAAGTTTTAGTAGTCGTGGCCCAATGTATGATGGGCGAATTATACCTCAATTAGTAGACGAAGGCGCTGATGGAACTTCCTTTTCATCACCTAAGGTTATTGGACAATTTGCTGTTTTAGCTCAAGCATATAAAGATAAAAATGGGGGAACAGAACCTGCATCTTCACTTTTAAGAGCTGTAGTTATGAATACAGCCGATGATTTAGGGAATTCTGGTCCCGATTTTATTTATGGTTATGGACGGCCAAATTTAAGAAGAGCTTACAATATTATAGATAAAAATCAATTCATTACAAGTACTGTCGAACATGGAGTGATTAATAAACATAATATAGCAATTCCTGAGAATGTTAAGCAAGTACGTGTAATGATTGTTTGGCCAGATGTTGCTGCATCAGTGAATGCAGAAACAGCAATTGTTAACAATCTTAATTTATCTTTAACCGCTCCTTCTTCTACAACTTACAATCCGTGGGTGTTAGATAGTAGCCCTTCAATAGCAAGTCTTAGCGCTCCTGCAACTCGAGGTATAGACAATTTAAATACTATAGAACAAGTCACTGTAGATAATCCATCAGCAGGTTCTTGGACGCTAAATATAGATGGTAATAATGTGCCTTTAGGCCCTCAAACTTATTATGTAGTATATGAATATGTGTATGATGAGCTTGAAATCGTTTTTCCTTTAGAAAACCAAAAATTCACCCCTGGTGAGACTTATTATGTAAGATGGGATAGTTATGGAGATACAGGTGCTTTCAATATTTCATACGAGCTTAATAACAGTGGTACATGGGTTGAGCTTGAAAATGCTTACGATGCATCAAAGAGGGTCTACAAATGGTTGGCTCCAGATGTTTCAAATGGAATTAATACGATTAGATTTAAAGTGGAACGAAATTCATTATCATCAATTAGTGGTGTTAATCAAATTGGTGAAACACCTGAAAATTTTAGAATAACAAAAGTCTGCGATGATGTTGTCTCTTTTAAATGGTCTGAAGTTCCTGGTGCGACTGCTTATAAAATCTATAGATTAGGAGCAGAATATATGGAAGAAATCAGTTCAAATATTACGTTTTCTGGAAATAGTGCAGAGCTAATAGGACAAAGTACAGCCGACAACGAATTTTATGCAGTTAGTGCTATTACAAACACTGCAGAAGGACAAAGGAGCCTTGCCATACAAAAAACAGCAGGATATATTAGTTGTAATACACTGAGTTGGGTTGGAACAATATCTTCAGATTGGTTTGATGATGCCAATTGGTCTTCTGGAACTATCCCAACAAGTGTAGACGATGTCGTAATTCCCTCATCAGCACCTAATCAACCTGAAATTGCTGCCGATGGTGCCATTTGTGGAGCGATAACAATTGATTCTGGAGCTAGTTTAACCATGGATGCAACAACAGCTTATACGTTATCTGTTTCAAAAGATTGGATCAATAACGGAACATTTACTAGTGGCGTAGGTACCGTAGATTTTATAAACACCACTTCTTATCAGGAAATTTCGGGAACATCCACAACAAATTTTTATATATTAAAAGTAACCAAAGGAAGTAAAGATATTATTCTAGAGGTAAATTCTCTAATAACACTTGATGCATCTTCAAATCCGTTGGTGTTAACATCTGGAACCTTTAAGCTTTCTAGTGCCTCTACCATAACGCCTTTTACATCGGCTGTGGCATTAACTTCAAGCAGAGGCTTTTGGAATAATGGAGGTACAGTTAGTACTGGAAATTTTACTTGGACGCTTAATTCTGGATTATTAAAAATTTCTGGAGGAGTTACCAATATTGGTACAGGAAGTAATAATAGAATTAATTACCTTAATGATGGAGAGCTTATTGTTGAAGGAGGAACTTTAAATGTAGGTGGTCGAATAAGTCCAAATAGTAATAATTCAAGTGTTACATATACACAAACAGGAGGTGTTGTAACTGTAAATATTGTAGGGAATACAAGTACCTCTAGAGCACCTTTTGAAATGGGGGTTAATGCTGATTTTACATTTAATGGGGGTACTATTATAATTAAAAAGCCTTCACCAAATTATGCAGATTATGTTAACCTATCTAGTTCCAATGCTGTTAGCGGTGGTACGCTTCAACTGGGAGACCATACAACCGACGCAGGAAAAACATTTAGGCTAGACAGTAGTGCTCCAATTTATAATTTATATTTAAATGGTTTTAATGAACCTAATATACAATTGGTTGATAATGATTTATATGTAAGTAATGACCTTACTATTTCAGGAGGGACTTTAGATGCTAATGGAAAAGATATTATAATAGAAGGAGACTGGACAAATAATGGTTTGTTTTTACCTAATGAGGGTAAAGTTACGTTTGCAGGAACTGCTAATCAGTTAATCACAGGAAGTACTACCTTTTACAATTTAGAGCTCACTAATAGTTCAGGTTTAACACTGGTAAATACAATAAATATTACCAATGACTGCTTAATTTCAACAGGTATAATAGACTTGGGAACAGCTCTTTCACATTCAACAAATACGCTAAACTTTTCGGATACTAAAGCTGATTCTGGTTCTTGGGGAAGTAGTTTATCTCTGGCTTCTCATAAGGACGACTCTTATTTTAGTGGAACAGGTATTATTAATGTAAATCAAGGAACACTGAGTGTAACTACGCCTGTATTAAATGAGAATAACATAATAGTTTATAAGAATAATAAAACTATATATGTAAAATCTTCAATAACTACAATTAATTCTATTAGAGTTTTTGATTTGTTAGGACGATTAGTAGTAGATCAAAAAAATGTAAATTCGAATACAGCTACTATAAATATGATTAGTGATACTAATCAAGTGTTTATAGCGCAAATAACTACTGTAGACAATAAAAAGGTTGTTAAAAAAATTGTGAATTAG
- a CDS encoding S1 family peptidase, whose translation MKFNYIIYLTLVVIFNSCNSTKNISEANESVVFETQEDEAENSSEFVKAASLKIDEIVASNKHIPFKKLKEDRVKNYEANSGVEIVHTMSEKKTGHEMYYHLQKSTLYIGSSYLCDQCPNVHLSAASGFVIHEDGVVVTNYHVISPKDTIEYDGLFAVDYDGNVYVVTEILSASKANDLAILKVETNGKKLTALPLADQELVGEDVYMMGHPFKNTFFMTKGIISRKFVNSKSSKPRISITADFGIGASGGPVVNDSGQVVGVVSATRSYYTEGANRKGDLQLLLKIVIPVSELNKYVKEEVLK comes from the coding sequence ATGAAATTTAATTATATCATATATCTCACATTAGTAGTAATATTCAATAGTTGTAATTCTACTAAGAATATTAGTGAAGCTAACGAAAGTGTTGTTTTTGAAACACAAGAGGATGAGGCAGAAAATAGTTCAGAATTTGTAAAGGCAGCGAGTTTAAAAATTGATGAAATTGTAGCTTCAAATAAACATATACCTTTTAAAAAACTTAAGGAAGATAGAGTTAAAAATTATGAGGCAAATTCAGGTGTTGAGATAGTCCATACGATGTCAGAGAAAAAGACAGGTCATGAAATGTATTACCACTTACAAAAAAGTACGTTATACATTGGCTCTTCTTATTTATGCGATCAATGTCCGAATGTGCATTTAAGTGCTGCATCAGGTTTTGTAATTCATGAAGATGGTGTAGTTGTAACTAATTATCATGTTATTTCACCTAAAGATACCATTGAATATGATGGGTTATTCGCAGTAGATTATGATGGAAATGTTTATGTAGTAACCGAAATTCTATCGGCAAGTAAGGCTAACGATTTAGCTATTCTTAAAGTAGAAACTAACGGTAAAAAATTAACAGCTTTACCTTTAGCAGATCAAGAACTTGTGGGTGAAGATGTGTATATGATGGGACACCCCTTTAAGAATACGTTTTTTATGACCAAAGGGATTATATCTAGAAAATTTGTGAATTCTAAATCTAGTAAACCTAGAATTTCAATTACAGCAGATTTCGGTATTGGGGCAAGTGGCGGACCCGTTGTTAATGATTCTGGACAAGTCGTTGGTGTAGTTAGTGCTACACGTTCTTATTATACAGAAGGGGCAAATCGAAAAGGTGATTTACAACTGCTTTTAAAAATTGTTATACCAGTAAGTGAACTTAATAAATATGTTAAGGAGGAGGTGCTAAAATAA
- a CDS encoding protein-disulfide reductase DsbD family protein, translating into MKNILIVLAFLTFGFVNSQVLDPVKWSTSVEKLSDTEYNLITTAKIDSGWHLYSQTVPEGGPIATTFIYDNSEETFTLKGNTIEEAGHTIEDPVFEMEIKFFEGEAKFIQKINVSKPTPTLLGFVEFMVCDDTRCLPPTEIELEFHLEENTASAASASKASDASTGVEKAVKNTSDSASNTGLLSIFFIAFLSGFAALLTPCVFPMIPMTVSFFTKQSKNKAAGIKNAIIYGVSIIVIYVLLGSAVTGIFGASALNALSTNVWFNVIFFVLLVVFAVSFLGAFEIVLPNSWANKVDSQADRGGLVGIFFMALALAIVSFSCTGPIVGTLLVESASKGGIAPIIGMFGFSLAIALPFALFAAFPGWLNSLPKSGGWLNTVKVVLGFLELALAFKFLSNADLVLQLHILEREVFVAIWIAVFGTLAFYLFGKIQLPHDSPLPYISVGRLSLGLIVLSFTIYMIPGLWGAPLNIISAFPPPQEYSESPYGVGFSKLGSGGSASTHGDLPGGAHLLAPHDIIAFDDYDTGLAYAKKVGKPVLLDFTGWACVNCRKMEQNVWPEPAVLNILKNDVVLISLYVDDKRELESDEIVASQLKPGKKLKYIGQKWSEMQTIKYKSNSQPFYVIIDHNEEKLVDPVGYTPDVDTYHAWLEEGVNKF; encoded by the coding sequence ATGAAAAATATATTAATAGTATTAGCTTTTTTAACTTTTGGATTTGTAAATAGCCAAGTATTAGATCCGGTAAAGTGGAGTACTTCTGTAGAGAAACTATCCGATACAGAATACAATTTAATCACAACCGCAAAGATAGATTCTGGCTGGCATTTATATTCGCAAACAGTACCAGAAGGTGGCCCAATCGCGACCACGTTTATCTACGATAATTCTGAAGAGACTTTTACTTTAAAAGGGAATACAATAGAAGAAGCAGGACATACCATTGAAGATCCTGTGTTTGAGATGGAGATTAAGTTTTTTGAAGGCGAAGCTAAATTTATTCAAAAAATAAACGTTAGCAAACCTACACCAACCCTTTTAGGTTTTGTAGAATTTATGGTTTGCGACGATACGCGTTGTTTACCACCAACCGAAATTGAATTAGAATTTCATTTGGAAGAAAACACAGCTTCAGCAGCCTCAGCAAGTAAAGCATCAGACGCATCAACAGGAGTAGAAAAGGCCGTGAAAAACACCTCAGATTCGGCAAGTAATACAGGCCTTTTGTCTATCTTTTTTATAGCCTTTTTATCAGGTTTTGCGGCTTTATTAACGCCATGTGTATTCCCGATGATTCCTATGACGGTAAGCTTCTTTACCAAACAAAGTAAAAACAAAGCAGCTGGAATTAAAAATGCAATTATCTACGGTGTTAGTATCATTGTTATTTATGTTTTATTAGGAAGTGCCGTAACCGGAATTTTTGGGGCAAGTGCATTAAATGCATTGTCAACTAATGTTTGGTTTAACGTAATTTTCTTTGTGTTGTTAGTCGTTTTTGCAGTATCCTTTTTAGGCGCATTCGAAATAGTATTACCAAACTCGTGGGCCAATAAAGTAGATTCTCAAGCCGATCGCGGAGGATTAGTAGGTATTTTCTTTATGGCCTTAGCCTTAGCCATAGTATCTTTTTCATGTACAGGTCCAATTGTGGGAACGCTTTTGGTAGAATCAGCCTCTAAAGGCGGAATAGCACCCATTATTGGGATGTTTGGATTTTCGTTAGCCATAGCATTACCATTTGCATTATTTGCAGCCTTTCCAGGCTGGTTAAATTCGTTACCAAAATCGGGAGGGTGGTTAAATACCGTAAAAGTAGTATTAGGCTTTTTAGAATTAGCTTTAGCATTTAAATTTTTATCGAATGCAGATTTAGTGCTTCAACTTCACATTTTAGAGCGCGAAGTGTTTGTAGCAATTTGGATAGCAGTTTTTGGTACTTTAGCCTTTTATTTATTCGGAAAGATCCAATTACCACACGATTCCCCCTTACCATATATATCTGTAGGACGCTTAAGTTTAGGTCTTATAGTGTTGTCATTTACCATTTACATGATTCCCGGACTTTGGGGCGCACCATTAAATATAATTAGCGCATTTCCACCGCCCCAAGAATATAGCGAATCGCCTTATGGAGTAGGCTTCTCAAAATTAGGTTCAGGAGGTAGTGCATCTACACACGGAGATTTACCAGGCGGGGCCCATTTATTAGCGCCTCACGATATCATTGCATTTGATGATTACGATACCGGATTAGCGTATGCAAAGAAAGTAGGAAAGCCAGTACTGTTAGATTTTACAGGTTGGGCATGTGTAAACTGTAGAAAGATGGAACAAAATGTTTGGCCAGAACCAGCTGTTTTAAATATTTTAAAAAACGATGTGGTTTTAATATCGTTGTATGTAGATGATAAACGGGAACTAGAATCAGACGAGATTGTAGCATCACAATTAAAACCTGGGAAAAAGTTAAAATACATAGGTCAAAAGTGGAGTGAGATGCAAACCATAAAGTACAAATCAAATTCACAACCATTTTACGTAATTATCGACCATAACGAAGAGAAATTAGTCGATCCAGTAGGGTATACACCAGATGTAGACACATATCATGCTTGGTTAGAAGAAGGGGTTAATAAATTTTAA